One segment of Bradyrhizobium sp. CB2312 DNA contains the following:
- a CDS encoding GNAT family protein, with protein sequence MALFRLPSSGPAALAPRGNGLLLRAPQMSDFLQWAHLRESSRDYLTPWEPIWPSDDLTRSGFRRRLRRYSEDIAADRSYPFLIFRELDGAMVGGITLANVRRGIVQAGTIGYWVGQPHARRGYMTAALRVLLPTLFGELNLHRVEAACIPTNAPSIRVLEKCGFSREGLARRYLCINGVWQDHLLFGLLHEDFRG encoded by the coding sequence ATGGCTCTCTTTCGCCTGCCTTCCAGTGGACCCGCCGCCCTCGCTCCGCGCGGCAACGGGCTATTGCTGCGCGCGCCGCAGATGTCAGATTTCCTGCAATGGGCGCATTTGCGCGAGAGCAGCCGCGATTACCTGACGCCCTGGGAGCCGATCTGGCCGTCTGACGACCTGACCCGGTCCGGCTTCCGCCGCCGCCTGCGCCGCTATTCCGAGGACATCGCCGCGGACCGCTCCTACCCGTTTCTGATCTTCCGCGAGCTCGACGGCGCCATGGTCGGCGGCATCACGCTCGCCAATGTCCGGCGCGGCATCGTGCAGGCCGGCACCATCGGCTATTGGGTCGGCCAGCCCCATGCCCGTCGCGGCTACATGACGGCGGCGCTGCGGGTGCTGCTGCCGACGCTGTTCGGCGAGCTCAATCTGCACCGGGTCGAGGCCGCCTGCATCCCCACCAATGCGCCGTCGATCCGGGTGCTGGAGAAGTGCGGCTTCTCCCGCGAGGGGCTGGCGCGGCGTTATCTCTGCATCAACGGGGTGTGGCAGGACCATTTGCTGTTCGGCCTGCTCCACGAGGATTTCCGGGGCTGA
- a CDS encoding F0F1 ATP synthase subunit C, whose protein sequence is MDPAAAKLIGAGIACIGMGGAGVGVGVIFGNYLAAAVRNPSAAQGQFGNLIFGFAVTEALGIFSLLIALLLLFVF, encoded by the coding sequence ATGGATCCGGCAGCAGCAAAACTTATCGGCGCGGGCATCGCGTGCATCGGCATGGGCGGTGCGGGCGTCGGCGTGGGCGTGATCTTCGGCAACTACCTCGCCGCAGCCGTCCGCAATCCGTCCGCCGCTCAGGGCCAGTTCGGCAACCTGATCTTCGGCTTCGCCGTGACCGAAGCGCTCGGCATCTTCTCGCTGCTGATCGCTCTGCTTCTGCTGTTCGTTTTCTAA
- a CDS encoding AtpZ/AtpI family protein yields the protein MAQDTGHDENGNRDRSPEEAALSERLGSLDKRLSEIRGRHIKTEQPTGDGGDGAARASAMALGFRLSSELVAGVAVGAGIGWGFDRLLSTSPFGFIVFLLLGFVAGVVNVVRSAGAGQNRRGGS from the coding sequence ATGGCTCAAGACACGGGACACGACGAGAATGGAAATCGCGATAGATCGCCCGAGGAAGCTGCGCTTTCCGAACGGCTCGGAAGTCTTGATAAGCGGTTGTCCGAAATTCGCGGCCGCCACATCAAGACCGAGCAACCCACAGGTGACGGTGGAGACGGAGCGGCCAGAGCCTCGGCGATGGCGCTTGGTTTTCGGTTATCTTCGGAGTTGGTCGCCGGTGTCGCTGTCGGAGCGGGGATTGGCTGGGGGTTCGACCGCTTGCTGTCGACGTCGCCTTTCGGGTTTATCGTGTTCCTGCTGCTCGGCTTCGTGGCCGGCGTGGTGAATGTGGTGAGATCGGCGGGCGCGGGTCAAAACAGGCGCGGTGGTTCGTAA
- a CDS encoding response regulator transcription factor — protein sequence MQDTAKPATKVLIVDDHPVVLSGCRTLFASDQSIRIDEATDAKSGHRAYVSKRPDVTVIDISLPDVSGFELMRRIRKDDPDAKIIMFSMNDDPAFVVRAVELGAQGYVSKGDDPRILLKAVRKVVAGDNFISPQLAEAVTFSGAAIKANPASQMTPRELEILRLLGRGDKIVEVAEALGISYKTVANTTSLLKQKLGAKNHSDLIRIAVEIGMS from the coding sequence ATGCAAGATACCGCCAAGCCGGCGACCAAGGTCCTGATCGTCGACGACCATCCTGTGGTGCTGTCCGGATGCCGGACGCTTTTCGCGTCCGACCAATCGATCCGCATCGACGAGGCGACCGATGCCAAATCCGGGCATCGCGCCTACGTGAGCAAGCGGCCTGACGTCACCGTGATCGATATCAGCCTGCCTGACGTCTCAGGCTTTGAGTTGATGCGACGCATTCGCAAGGACGATCCCGACGCCAAGATCATTATGTTCAGCATGAACGACGATCCGGCCTTCGTGGTGCGGGCGGTCGAGCTGGGCGCACAGGGCTATGTTTCCAAGGGCGACGATCCCAGGATTCTGCTGAAAGCCGTGCGCAAGGTCGTCGCGGGTGACAATTTCATCTCGCCGCAGCTCGCGGAGGCCGTGACGTTCTCCGGCGCCGCGATCAAGGCCAATCCGGCTTCGCAGATGACGCCGCGGGAGCTCGAGATTCTCCGCCTGCTCGGACGCGGCGACAAGATCGTCGAGGTCGCCGAGGCACTCGGCATCTCCTACAAGACCGTCGCAAACACGACGTCCCTGCTCAAGCAGAAGTTAGGGGCCAAGAACCATTCCGACCTGATCAGGATCGCGGTGGAAATCGGGATGAGCTGA
- a CDS encoding secondary thiamine-phosphate synthase enzyme YjbQ, producing the protein MTSAKSMTRSAPSSVQATTIASSLLTVQTPGRGFTDLTSEAAKFINEARAGEGVLTLFIRHTSASLTIQENADPSVLVDLTTALSRLAPENAGWTHDTEGPDDMPGHVKTMLTQTSLQVPVLNGRLALGTWQAIYLIEHRARPHRREVVLQFIGSNQ; encoded by the coding sequence ATGACATCAGCCAAATCCATGACCCGCTCGGCGCCGTCGTCGGTGCAAGCCACGACGATCGCATCGTCGCTGCTGACGGTGCAGACGCCGGGCCGCGGCTTCACCGATCTCACAAGCGAAGCCGCGAAATTCATCAACGAGGCCCGCGCGGGTGAGGGCGTGTTGACGCTGTTCATCCGTCATACCTCTGCCTCGCTTACGATCCAGGAGAATGCCGATCCGTCCGTGCTGGTCGATCTCACAACGGCACTGTCGCGTCTTGCGCCCGAGAATGCCGGCTGGACACACGACACCGAAGGACCGGACGACATGCCCGGGCATGTCAAGACGATGCTGACGCAGACCTCGCTTCAGGTGCCGGTCCTGAACGGCAGGCTCGCGCTCGGCACCTGGCAGGCGATCTACCTGATCGAGCATCGCGCCCGCCCGCACCGGCGCGAGGTGGTGCTGCAATTCATCGGCAGCAATCAATAG
- a CDS encoding F0F1 ATP synthase subunit B' — protein sequence MAESHGGAKGPAAGAHTEADGGHHAGGFPPFESSTFASQLVSLAIFFVLLYVIVSKLALPKVGGAIEARQNKIEGDLTEAQALKDQSEAALKAYESELASARSRAQAIGNESRDKANAQAEAERKTLEEQLAAKLAEAEKTIASTRTTAMSNVRGIAADAAGQIVQQLTGIVPDAASVSAAVDASLKG from the coding sequence ATGGCCGAGAGTCATGGCGGGGCAAAAGGTCCGGCGGCGGGCGCTCACACCGAAGCCGATGGCGGTCACCACGCCGGCGGTTTTCCGCCGTTCGAGAGCAGCACTTTTGCTTCGCAGCTGGTGTCGCTCGCGATCTTCTTCGTCCTGCTCTACGTGATCGTGTCCAAGCTCGCTCTGCCCAAGGTCGGCGGCGCGATCGAAGCGCGTCAGAACAAGATCGAGGGTGACCTCACCGAAGCGCAGGCGCTGAAGGACCAGTCCGAGGCGGCGCTGAAGGCCTATGAAAGCGAGCTCGCTTCGGCGCGTTCGCGGGCGCAGGCGATCGGCAACGAATCCCGCGACAAGGCGAATGCGCAGGCGGAAGCCGAGCGCAAGACGCTGGAAGAGCAGCTGGCGGCCAAGCTCGCCGAGGCGGAGAAGACCATCGCCTCGACCCGCACGACCGCCATGAGCAACGTCCGCGGCATCGCGGCCGACGCGGCAGGCCAGATCGTGCAGCAGCTCACCGGCATCGTTCCGGATGCGGCGTCGGTCAGTGCCGCCGTTGACGCGTCCTTGAAGGGTTAG
- the thrC gene encoding threonine synthase, giving the protein MTRYISTRGEAPELGFCDVMLTGLARDGGLYVPVTWPQLSTETIAGFFGRPYWEVAVDVIRPFAGGEISDAELGRMANEAYATFRHPAVVPLRQMAPHQFVLELFHGPTLAFKDVAMQLISRLMDHVLAKRGQRTTIVVATSGDTGGAAVEAFAGLENVDLIVLFPHGRISEVQQRMMTTTGAANVHALAIEGNFDDCQALVKGMFNNHRFRDATSLSGVNSINWARIVAQVVYYFTSAVAVGAPARAVDFIVPTGNFGDIFAGYVAKRMGLPVRTLCIAANVNDILARTLKTGIYEVREVHATASPSIDIQISSNFERLLFEAGKRDAAGVRRLMDSLKQSGRFVLPDATLAAIREEFDAGRADETETAAAIRAAWREAGELVDPHTAVALAVADRDTTDTTVPSIVLSTAHPAKFPDAVEAACGQRPQLPAWLDGLMTKSEHMKVMKNDQAEIERFVLSVSRAAKQGVAG; this is encoded by the coding sequence TTGACTCGTTATATCTCGACCCGGGGCGAGGCCCCCGAACTCGGCTTCTGCGACGTGATGCTGACCGGGCTTGCCCGTGACGGCGGCCTGTATGTGCCGGTCACTTGGCCGCAGCTTTCGACCGAGACCATCGCCGGCTTCTTCGGCCGTCCCTATTGGGAGGTCGCGGTCGACGTGATCCGGCCCTTCGCTGGCGGCGAGATATCGGACGCCGAGCTCGGCCGCATGGCGAACGAGGCCTACGCGACCTTCCGTCATCCCGCGGTGGTGCCGCTGCGCCAGATGGCGCCGCACCAGTTCGTGCTGGAGCTGTTTCACGGTCCGACGCTCGCCTTCAAGGACGTGGCGATGCAGCTGATCTCGCGGCTGATGGACCATGTGCTCGCCAAGCGCGGCCAGCGCACCACCATCGTGGTCGCGACGTCAGGCGACACCGGCGGCGCCGCGGTCGAAGCCTTCGCGGGCCTCGAGAATGTCGATCTCATCGTGCTGTTCCCGCACGGCCGCATCTCCGAGGTGCAGCAGCGGATGATGACGACGACGGGCGCGGCCAACGTCCATGCGCTCGCCATCGAAGGCAATTTCGACGACTGCCAGGCGCTGGTGAAGGGGATGTTCAACAACCATCGCTTCCGCGATGCGACCTCGCTTTCGGGCGTCAATTCCATCAACTGGGCGCGCATCGTGGCCCAGGTGGTCTACTACTTCACCTCGGCCGTTGCCGTCGGCGCGCCGGCGCGCGCGGTGGATTTCATCGTGCCGACCGGCAATTTCGGCGACATTTTTGCCGGCTATGTCGCCAAGCGCATGGGCCTGCCCGTGCGCACCCTCTGCATCGCCGCCAACGTCAACGACATCCTGGCGCGCACGCTGAAGACCGGCATCTACGAGGTGCGCGAGGTGCATGCGACCGCCTCGCCGTCGATAGACATCCAGATCTCCTCGAATTTCGAGCGGCTGCTGTTCGAGGCCGGCAAGCGCGATGCGGCCGGCGTGCGCCGCCTCATGGACTCGCTGAAGCAGTCGGGGCGCTTCGTGCTGCCCGATGCGACGCTGGCCGCCATCCGCGAGGAATTCGACGCGGGCCGTGCCGACGAGACCGAGACCGCGGCTGCGATTCGCGCCGCCTGGCGTGAGGCAGGCGAGCTGGTCGATCCGCACACCGCGGTGGCGCTTGCCGTTGCCGACCGCGACACCACCGACACGACGGTGCCCAGCATCGTGCTTTCCACGGCCCATCCGGCCAAATTCCCCGATGCGGTCGAGGCAGCCTGCGGCCAGCGGCCGCAACTGCCGGCCTGGCTCGATGGTCTCATGACCAAATCCGAACACATGAAGGTGATGAAGAACGATCAGGCCGAGATCGAGCGGTTCGTGCTGTCGGTCAGCCGCGCCGCAAAACAGGGAGTTGCCGGATGA
- a CDS encoding F0F1 ATP synthase subunit A, translating to MKIDPIHQFNIEPLFTLGHIGNHTIAFTNSSLYMLVAVAIISILMLASGTQLVPGRLQSVAEISYEFVASTIRSTAGAEGMKFFPLIFSLFMFICVSNLVGIIPYTFTVSSHLIVTVGLALLVFFTVLIYGVAKNGLKFFSIFVPHGVPGYILPLVMFIEILSFFLRPVSHSIRLFANMLAGHIALKVFAGFVAMLGFSLGAIGWVGGVLPLALTIALYALEILVAFLQAYVFAILTCIYLNDAIHPGH from the coding sequence ATGAAAATCGACCCGATCCACCAGTTCAACATCGAGCCTCTCTTCACCCTGGGCCATATCGGCAATCACACGATCGCCTTCACCAATTCGTCGCTCTACATGCTGGTGGCAGTCGCCATCATCTCGATCCTGATGCTTGCCAGCGGCACGCAGCTGGTTCCCGGGCGCCTCCAGTCGGTCGCCGAGATCTCCTACGAATTCGTCGCCAGCACCATCCGTTCGACGGCCGGCGCGGAAGGCATGAAGTTCTTCCCGCTGATCTTCTCGCTGTTCATGTTCATCTGCGTCTCGAACCTGGTCGGCATCATCCCCTACACCTTCACGGTCTCGAGCCACCTGATCGTCACCGTAGGACTGGCGCTGCTGGTCTTCTTCACCGTGCTGATCTACGGCGTCGCCAAGAACGGCCTGAAGTTCTTCTCGATTTTCGTTCCTCACGGCGTCCCGGGCTACATCCTGCCGCTGGTCATGTTCATCGAGATCCTGTCGTTCTTCCTGCGGCCGGTCTCGCACAGCATTCGTCTGTTCGCCAACATGCTGGCCGGCCACATCGCGCTGAAGGTGTTCGCGGGCTTCGTCGCCATGCTGGGCTTCTCCCTCGGTGCCATCGGCTGGGTCGGCGGCGTGCTGCCGCTGGCTCTCACGATCGCGCTGTACGCGCTCGAGATTCTGGTCGCGTTCCTGCAAGCCTATGTGTTTGCGATCCTGACCTGCATCTACCTCAACGACGCCATTCATCCGGGACACTGA
- a CDS encoding ATP F0F1 synthase subunit B (Produces ATP from ADP in the presence of a proton gradient across the membrane. Subunit B is part of the membrane proton channel.) translates to MFFDPETWVAVAFVILMIVFGYLGVFKSAMTALDHRAARIKAELDDATRLKQEAAKVLADYKARSATAEREAADIIANAKSEAERIATEAKAKMEDFVARRTKTAESKIALAEAQAVADVRAAAAEAAVQAASTILSQSVKGQVADDLLAKGINEVRQKLN, encoded by the coding sequence ATGTTCTTCGATCCTGAAACCTGGGTCGCCGTCGCCTTCGTGATCTTGATGATCGTGTTCGGCTATCTCGGTGTGTTCAAGTCGGCGATGACCGCGCTCGATCATCGCGCCGCGCGCATCAAGGCCGAGCTCGACGATGCGACGCGCCTCAAGCAGGAAGCGGCCAAGGTGCTCGCCGACTACAAGGCGCGCAGCGCCACGGCCGAGCGCGAGGCTGCCGACATCATCGCCAACGCCAAGTCCGAAGCCGAGCGCATCGCGACCGAGGCCAAGGCGAAGATGGAAGACTTCGTCGCCCGCCGCACCAAGACCGCGGAGAGCAAGATCGCGCTCGCCGAAGCCCAGGCGGTGGCCGATGTCCGCGCCGCAGCCGCGGAAGCCGCCGTGCAGGCCGCCTCGACGATCCTGTCGCAGTCGGTCAAGGGCCAGGTCGCCGACGATCTGCTCGCCAAGGGCATCAACGAGGTTCGGCAGAAGCTGAACTGA
- a CDS encoding IS481 family transposase — MPWSEVSAMDQRHEFVRLALQEGVNRRELCRRFNISPDVGYKWLRRWQAGDRELADRSRCPHAMPKRSKAAVEAQVLAVRDKHPAWGARKIAHCLKRDGQTVPVPSTVHRILCRNGRVTPSETAPPNPGHRFEKEAPNLLWQMDFKGHLPLANGTRCHPLTVVDDHSRYVLCLKACADEQRLTVQDHLTATFRCYGLPEAFYTDNGSPWGDTSGVRWTGLKVWLLKLGVRVVHARPCHPQARGKNERFHRTLKAEVFAMRRFRTLAEVQRAFDAWRPVYNLERPHQGIDMHVPADRFRPSARAMPARIPKVEYDSTEIVRRVSSTRPYISFKGRFWKVPQAFAREHLAIRPLDRDGHYGIFFASWQVASIDLTNDQPVSDVSEQVSAMSPD, encoded by the coding sequence ATGCCTTGGAGTGAGGTGTCAGCAATGGATCAGCGCCACGAGTTCGTGCGGCTGGCTTTGCAGGAAGGCGTCAACCGGCGCGAGCTCTGCCGTCGGTTCAACATCAGTCCTGATGTCGGTTACAAGTGGTTGCGGCGCTGGCAGGCTGGCGATCGGGAGCTGGCCGACCGTTCCCGGTGCCCGCATGCGATGCCCAAGCGCAGCAAGGCTGCGGTCGAGGCACAGGTTCTGGCTGTGCGGGACAAGCATCCCGCCTGGGGCGCACGCAAGATCGCCCATTGCCTGAAGCGGGATGGCCAGACGGTGCCGGTGCCGTCAACGGTGCACCGGATCCTGTGCCGGAACGGCCGGGTCACACCGAGTGAGACTGCGCCACCCAATCCGGGGCACCGCTTCGAGAAGGAAGCTCCCAATCTGCTGTGGCAGATGGACTTCAAGGGCCACCTGCCGCTCGCCAACGGGACACGGTGCCATCCGCTGACCGTCGTCGACGATCACTCGCGCTATGTCTTGTGCCTGAAGGCCTGCGCCGACGAGCAGCGTCTCACCGTGCAGGATCACCTGACGGCGACGTTCCGCTGCTATGGCCTGCCGGAGGCCTTCTACACCGATAACGGCTCACCTTGGGGCGATACGTCCGGCGTTCGTTGGACCGGACTGAAGGTGTGGCTGCTCAAGCTCGGCGTCAGGGTGGTGCACGCCAGGCCATGTCACCCGCAGGCCCGCGGCAAGAACGAACGCTTCCATCGCACCCTGAAGGCCGAGGTTTTTGCCATGCGTCGCTTCCGTACCCTCGCGGAAGTCCAGCGCGCCTTCGACGCCTGGCGACCGGTCTACAATCTGGAGCGCCCCCACCAAGGCATCGATATGCACGTCCCCGCCGATCGCTTCCGGCCGAGCGCCCGTGCCATGCCGGCGCGCATTCCGAAGGTCGAATACGACAGCACAGAGATCGTGCGCAGGGTCTCATCGACCAGACCCTATATCTCTTTCAAGGGACGATTTTGGAAGGTTCCCCAGGCCTTCGCACGCGAACATCTCGCGATCCGCCCGCTGGACCGCGACGGCCATTACGGAATCTTCTTCGCCAGCTGGCAGGTCGCATCGATCGACTTGACCAACGACCAACCTGTCAGTGATGTGTCCGAACAGGTGTCAGCCATGTCTCCGGACTAA
- a CDS encoding MFS transporter, with protein sequence MTKDERFVILASSLGTVFEWYDFYLYGSLASIIGVQFFSDYPPATRDIFALLAFAAGFLVRPFGAIVFGRVGDIVGRKYTFLVTILIMGLSTFIVGLLPSAATIGIAAPIILIALRLAQGLALGGEYGGAATYVAEHAPNGKRGYYTSFIQTTATLGLFLSLLVILFTRTATGEAEFAKWGWRIPFLVSVLLLGISVWIRLRLNESPIFQKMKDEGKSSKAPLTEAFGNWQNGKLVLLALLGGVMGQGVVWYTGQFYALFFLQSILKVDGYTANLLIAWSLLLGTGFFIVFGMLSDRIGRKPIILGGCLIAALTFFPIFKMITTNANPALEKAIESVKVEVVADPAGCGDLFNPVGTRVFTAPCDTARAYLSQSSVKYSTTSGPAGSGVKVVVNGKEVPYATAKDSNPAVLAAVQAAGYPKTGDAGIVKMAHPFDIFRPQVAATIGLLFILVIFVTMVYGPIAAMLVELFPTRIRYTSMSLPYHIGNGWFGGLLPATAFAIVASTGDIYAGLWYPVVFAAITVVIGFLFLPETKDVDIRAT encoded by the coding sequence ATGACGAAGGACGAACGTTTCGTCATTCTCGCCTCCTCGCTCGGTACCGTCTTCGAGTGGTACGATTTCTATCTCTACGGGTCGCTCGCCTCGATCATCGGCGTGCAGTTCTTCTCGGACTATCCGCCGGCCACACGCGACATCTTCGCCCTGCTGGCGTTCGCTGCGGGCTTCCTGGTCCGGCCGTTCGGCGCGATCGTGTTCGGCCGTGTCGGCGACATCGTCGGCCGCAAATATACCTTCCTCGTCACCATCCTGATCATGGGTCTGTCGACCTTCATCGTCGGCCTCTTGCCCAGCGCGGCGACGATCGGCATCGCGGCGCCGATCATCCTGATCGCGCTGCGCCTCGCCCAGGGCCTGGCGCTCGGCGGCGAATATGGCGGTGCGGCGACCTATGTCGCGGAGCACGCGCCGAACGGCAAGCGCGGCTACTACACCTCCTTCATCCAGACCACCGCGACGCTCGGCCTGTTCCTGTCGCTGCTGGTGATCCTGTTCACCCGCACCGCGACCGGCGAGGCCGAGTTCGCGAAGTGGGGCTGGCGCATCCCGTTCCTGGTCTCGGTGCTGCTGCTCGGCATCTCGGTCTGGATCCGGCTCCGCCTCAACGAATCCCCGATCTTCCAGAAGATGAAGGATGAAGGGAAGAGCTCGAAGGCGCCGCTGACGGAAGCCTTCGGCAACTGGCAGAACGGCAAGCTCGTGCTGCTGGCGCTGCTCGGCGGCGTGATGGGCCAGGGCGTGGTCTGGTACACCGGCCAGTTCTACGCGCTGTTCTTCCTGCAATCGATCCTGAAGGTCGACGGCTACACCGCCAACCTCCTGATCGCCTGGTCGCTGCTGCTCGGCACCGGCTTCTTCATCGTGTTCGGCATGCTGTCCGACCGGATCGGCCGCAAGCCGATCATCCTCGGCGGCTGTCTGATCGCAGCGCTGACGTTCTTCCCGATCTTCAAGATGATCACCACCAACGCCAACCCGGCACTGGAAAAGGCGATCGAATCGGTCAAGGTCGAGGTGGTGGCGGATCCCGCAGGCTGCGGCGACCTGTTCAACCCGGTCGGTACCCGTGTCTTCACCGCACCTTGCGACACCGCGCGCGCCTACCTGTCGCAGTCGTCGGTCAAGTACTCGACCACGTCGGGCCCGGCCGGCTCCGGCGTCAAGGTGGTGGTGAACGGCAAGGAAGTTCCGTACGCGACCGCCAAGGACAGCAACCCCGCCGTTCTCGCCGCGGTGCAGGCGGCCGGTTATCCCAAAACCGGCGATGCGGGCATCGTGAAGATGGCGCATCCGTTCGACATCTTCCGTCCGCAGGTGGCCGCGACCATCGGGCTGCTGTTCATCCTGGTGATCTTCGTCACCATGGTGTACGGCCCGATCGCCGCGATGCTGGTCGAACTGTTCCCGACCCGCATCCGCTACACCTCGATGTCGCTGCCCTACCACATCGGCAACGGCTGGTTCGGCGGCCTCTTGCCGGCAACCGCCTTCGCAATCGTGGCCTCGACCGGCGATATCTATGCGGGTCTCTGGTACCCGGTCGTCTTCGCGGCCATCACCGTCGTGATCGGCTTCCTGTTCCTGCCCGAGACCAAGGACGTCGACATCAGGGCGACCTGA
- a CDS encoding pitrilysin family protein codes for MSVEISKLASGLTVVTDKMPHLETAALGVWAGVGGRDEKSNEHGISHLLEHMAFKGTTKRSSREIVEEIEAVGGDLNAGTSTETTSYYARVLKADVPLALDVLADILANPAFEPDELEREKNVIVQEIGAAQDTPDDVVFEHLNELCYPDQPMGRSLLGTAKTLRSFNRDMLRGYLSTHYRGPDMVVAAAGAVDHKQVVAEVENRFASFEATPGPKPQSAQFGKGGAKVVHRELEQAHLTLALEGVPQTDLSLFSLQVFTNILGGGMSSRLFQEVREKRGLCYSIYSFHAPYTDTGFFGLYTGTDPADAPEMMEVVVDIMNDSVETLTEAEIARAKAQMKAGLLMALESCSSRAEQLARHVLAYGRPQTVQELVARIDAVSVESTRDAARALLSRSRPAVVALGSGRGLDTAVSFAEGLTRARAKARLH; via the coding sequence ATGAGCGTCGAGATTTCCAAGCTTGCCTCCGGCCTGACCGTGGTCACCGACAAGATGCCCCATCTCGAGACTGCGGCGCTCGGCGTCTGGGCGGGCGTCGGCGGCCGCGACGAGAAGTCGAATGAGCACGGTATCTCGCATCTCCTGGAGCACATGGCGTTCAAGGGCACGACCAAGCGCTCCTCGCGCGAGATCGTCGAGGAGATCGAGGCGGTCGGCGGCGACCTCAATGCCGGCACCTCGACCGAGACCACGTCCTATTACGCGCGGGTGCTGAAGGCCGACGTGCCGCTGGCGCTCGACGTGCTCGCCGACATCCTCGCCAATCCCGCCTTCGAGCCAGACGAGCTCGAGCGCGAGAAGAACGTCATCGTGCAGGAGATCGGCGCTGCGCAGGATACGCCCGATGACGTCGTGTTCGAGCACCTCAACGAGCTCTGCTATCCCGACCAGCCGATGGGCCGCTCGCTGCTCGGCACCGCGAAGACGCTGCGCAGCTTCAACCGCGACATGCTGCGCGGCTATCTGTCGACGCATTATCGCGGCCCCGACATGGTGGTGGCGGCCGCCGGCGCGGTCGATCACAAACAAGTGGTCGCCGAGGTCGAGAACCGCTTTGCGAGCTTCGAGGCGACGCCGGGTCCCAAGCCGCAGTCGGCGCAGTTCGGCAAGGGCGGCGCCAAGGTGGTGCATCGCGAGCTCGAGCAGGCGCATCTGACGCTGGCGCTGGAAGGCGTGCCCCAGACCGACCTGTCGCTGTTCTCGCTCCAGGTCTTCACCAACATCCTCGGCGGGGGGATGTCGTCGCGGCTGTTCCAGGAGGTGCGCGAGAAGCGCGGCCTCTGCTACTCGATCTACAGCTTCCACGCCCCCTATACCGACACCGGCTTCTTCGGCCTCTACACCGGAACCGATCCGGCCGACGCGCCCGAGATGATGGAGGTCGTGGTCGACATCATGAATGATTCGGTCGAGACCCTGACCGAGGCCGAGATCGCGCGCGCCAAGGCGCAGATGAAGGCCGGGCTCCTGATGGCGCTGGAGAGCTGCTCGTCCCGCGCCGAGCAACTGGCCCGGCATGTGCTGGCCTATGGCCGGCCGCAAACGGTGCAGGAACTGGTGGCCCGGATCGACGCCGTCAGTGTCGAATCGACCCGGGACGCGGCGCGTGCGCTGCTTTCGCGCAGCCGCCCTGCAGTTGTCGCATTAGGCAGCGGCAGGGGTCTGGACACGGCGGTGTCTTTTGCGGAAGGATTGACGCGGGCGCGCGCCAAGGCGCGGCTGCATTAG